From the Pongo pygmaeus isolate AG05252 chromosome X, NHGRI_mPonPyg2-v2.0_pri, whole genome shotgun sequence genome, one window contains:
- the CFP gene encoding properdin, protein MITEGAQAPRLLLPPLLLLLTLPATGSDPVLCFTRYEESSGKCKGLLGGGVSVKDCCLNTASAYQERSGGLCQPCRSPRWSLWSTWAPCSVTCSEGSQLRYRRCVGWNGQCSEKVALGTLEWQLQACEDQQCCPEMGGWSGWGPWEPCSVTCSKGTRTRRRACNHPAPKCGGHCPGQAQESEACDTQQSCPTHGAWAAWGPWTPCSGSCHGGTHEPKETRSRKCSAPEPSQKPPGKPCPGLAYEQRRCTGLPPCPVAGSWGPWGPVSPCPVTCGLGQTMEQRTCDHPVPQHGGPFCAGDATRTHICNTAVPCPVDGEWDSWGEWSTCVRRNMKSISCQEIPGQQSRWRTCKGRKFDGHRCAGQQQDIRHCYSIQHCPLKGSWSEWSTWGLCMPPCGPNPTRARQRLCTPLLPKYPPTVSMVEGQGEKNVTFWGRPLPRCEELQGQKLVVEEKRPCLHVPACKDPEEEKL, encoded by the exons ATGATCACAGAGGGAGCACAGGCCCCTCGCTTGCTGCTGCCGCCGCTGCTCCTGCTGCTCACCCTGCCAGCCACAG GCTCAGACCCCGTGCTCTGCTTCACCCGGTATGAGGAATCCTCCGGCAAGTGCAAGGGCCTCCTGGGGGGTGGTGTCAGCGTGAAAGACTGCTGTCTCAACACTGCCTCTGCCTACCAGGAACGTAGTGGCGGGCTCTGTCAGCCTTGCAG GTCCCCACGATGGTCCCTGTGGTCCACATGGGCCCCCTGTTCGGTGACGTGCTCTGAGGGCTCCCAGCTGCGGTACCGGCGCTGTGTGGGCTGGAACGGGCAGTGCTCTGAGAAGGTGGCACTTGGAACCCTGGAGTGGCAGCTCCAGGCCTGTGAGGACCAGCAGTGCTGTCCCG AGATGGGCGGCTGGTCTGGCTGGGGGCCCtgggagccttgctctgtcacctgctCCAAAGGGACCCGGACCCGCAGGCGAGCCTGTAATCACCCTGCTCCCAAGTGTGGGGGCCACTGCCCAGGACAGGCACAGGAATCAGAGGCCTGTGACACCCAGCAGTCCTGCCCCA CACACGGGGCCTGGGCCGCCTGGGGCCCCTGGACCCCCTGCTCAGGCTCCTGCCACGGTGGAACCCACGAACCTAAGGAGACACGAAGCCGCAAGTGTTCTGCACCTGAGCCCTCCCAGAAGCCTCCTGGGAAGCCCTGCCCGGGGCTAGCCTACGAGCAGCGGAGGTGCACCGGCCTCCCACCCTGCCCAG TGGCTGGGAGCTGGGGGCCTTGGGGCCCTGTGAGCCCCTGCCCTGTGACCTGTGGCCTGGGCCAGACCATGGAACAACGGACGTGCGATCACCCTGTGCCCCAGCATGGGGGCCCCTTCTGTGCTGGCGATGCTACCCGGACCCACATCTGCAACACAGCTGTGCCCTGCCCTG TGGATGGAGAGTGGGACTCGTGGGGGGAGTGGAGCACCTGTGTCCGACGGAACATGAAGTCCATCAGCTGTCAAGAAATCCCGGGCCAGCAGTCACGCTGGAGGACCTGCAAGGGCCGCAAGTTTGACGGACATCGATGTGCCGGGCAACAGCAGGATATCCGGCACTGCTACAGCATCCAGCACTGCCCCT TGAAAGGATCATGGTCAGAGTGGAGTACCTGGGGGCTGTGCATGCCCCCCTGTGGACCTAATCCTACCCGTGCCCGCCAGCGCCTCTGCACACCCTTGCTCCCCAAGTACCC GCCCACTGTTTCCATGGTCGAAGGTCAGGGCGAGAAGAACGTGACCTTCTGGGGGAGACCGCTGCCACGGTGTGAGGAGCTACAAGGGCAGAAGCTGGTGGTGGAGGAGAAGCGACCATGTCTACACGTGCCTGCTTGCAAAGACCCTGAGGAAGAGAAACTCTAA